Proteins encoded together in one Quercus lobata isolate SW786 chromosome 3, ValleyOak3.0 Primary Assembly, whole genome shotgun sequence window:
- the LOC115979964 gene encoding shaggy-related protein kinase alpha, translating into MASVGVAPASGMREPSNHNVGVDRLPEEMNDMKIRDDKEMEATVVDGNGTETGHIIVTTIGGRNGQPKQTISYMAERVVGHGSFGVVFQAKCLETGETVAIKKVLQDKRYKNRELQTMRLLDHPNVVSLKHCFFSTTEKDELYLNLVLEYVPETVHRVIKHYNKLNQRMPLIYVKLYTYQIFRALSYIHRCIGVCHRDIKPQNLLVNPHTHQVKLCDFGSAKVLVKGEPNISYICSRYYRAPELIFGATEYTTAIDIWSAGCVLAELLLGQPLFPGESGVDQLVEIIKVLGTPTREEIKCMNPNYTEFKFPQIKAHPWHKIFHKRMPPEAVDLVSRLLQYSPNLRCSALDALIHPFFDELRDTNSRLPNGRFLPPLFNFKSHELKGVPVEILVKLIPEHARKQCPFLGL; encoded by the exons ATGGCTTCAGTGGGCGTAGCACCTGCTTCTGGTATGAGAGAACCTAGTAACCATAATGTTGGAGTTGATCGATTGCCTGAGGAGATGAATGACATGAAAATTAGGGATGACAAA GAAATGGAAGCCACAGTTGTTGATGGTAATGGTACAGAGACAGGTCATATAATTGTAACAACTATTGGTGGTAGAAATGGCCAGCCGAAGCAG ACAATAAGTTACATGGCCGAGCGTGTTGTTGGACATGGATCTTTTGGAGTCGTGTTCCAG GCAAAGTGCCTAGAGACAGGTGAAACTGTTGCCATAAAGAAGGTTCTTCAAGACAAGAGGTATAAGAACCGAGAGCTGCAAACCATGCGCCTTCTTGACCACCCAAATGTTGTCTCTTTGAAGCACTGTTTCTTCTCAACCACTGAAAAGGATGAACTTTACCTTAATTTGGTACTTGAGTATGTTCCTGAAACAGTTCATCGTGTGATCAAACACTACAACAAATTGAACCAAAGGATGCCACTGATATATGTGAAACTTTATACATACCAG ATCTTTAGGGCCTTATCATATATTCATCGCTGCATTGGAGTATGTCATCGGGACATTAAACCTCAAAACCTTTTG GTGAATCCACATACCCACCAGGTTAAATTATGTGACTTTGGAAGTGCGAAAGTCTtg GTAAAAGGTGAGCCAAACATTTCTTACATCTGCTCTAGGTATTATCGAGCACCAGAGCTTATATTTGGAGCAACTGAGTATACTACAGCTATTGACATTTGGTCTGCTGGCTGTGTTCTTGCTGAGTTACTGCTTGGACAG CCTTTGTTTCCTGGTGAGAGTGGAGTTGACCAGCTCGTGGAGATAATCAAg GTTTTGGGCACTCCTACAAGGGAGGAAATCAAATGCATGAACCCTAACTATACAGAGTTCAAATTCCCTCAGATTAAAGCCCATCCATGGCACAAG ATATTCCACAAGCGTATGCCTCCAGAGGCTGTTGATCTGGTTTCAAGACTACTACAATACTCCCCTAACCTACGATGCTCAGCT CTGGATGCCTTGATCCATCCCTTTTTCGATGAGCTACGTGATACCAACAGTCGCTTGCCAAATGGACGTTTCCTTCCACCACTATTCAACTTTAAATCTCATG AATTGAAGGGGGTGCCGGTTGAgattttggtgaaattgatcCCAGAGCATGCAAGAAAGCAATGCCCCTTTCTTGGTTTGTGA